Proteins encoded together in one Rana temporaria chromosome 6, aRanTem1.1, whole genome shotgun sequence window:
- the LOC120942559 gene encoding olfactory receptor 1468-like, with amino-acid sequence MDQFTYQHLPEVQNKSSINNVFIVGLSISQNYRLVLFALFTVTYVVTLTCNLMIIFLVFITKLSQSPMYVFLSNLSLSEVLFTSNIVPPMLYILFRNGAFFSLAGCFMQFFLFGIFAVTESFLLSAMSYDRFLAICKPLHYTMIMTPGLCVCLILTCWALAFLIMAIALSLLNTLYFCKDNIIDHFYCDFLPIVKLSCSNSATVEMVVSFLSSSASVLPFLIIIVTYVFIIRAITRISSVKGKEKAFSTCSSHLGVVSVYYTTLIMVYVVSPGHFVMVNKVLSLLYTVITPLANPFIYTLRNKDIKAAIRQTLTTKQRP; translated from the coding sequence ATGGACCAATTTACCTATCAACACTTGCCAGAGGTTCAGAATAAATCATCGATTAACAACGTCTTTATTGTTGGGTTGAGTATCTCCCAAAACTACAGACTTGTCCTCTTCGCCCTGTTCACGGTCACCTATGTTGTGACTCTGACTTGCAACCTCATGATTATCTTCTTGGTGTTCATCACAAAACTTTCACAGTCTCCTATGTATGTGTTCCTCTCCAATCTCTCACTGTCGGAAGTTCTGTTCACCAGCAATATTGTTCCTCCCATGCTATATATCCTATTTAGAAATGGGGCATTTTTCTCCCTCGCTGGCTGTTTCATGCAATTTTTCCTATTTGGTATATTTGCTGTGACAGAGAGTTTCCTCCTCTCGGCAATGTCCTACGATAGATTTTTGGCCATCTGCAAACCTCTTCATTACACAATGATCATGACCCCCGGGTTGTGTGTTTGTCTGATCCTTACCTGCTGGGCTTTGGCTTTCCTGATTATGGCAATCGCTTTAAGTTTATTGAACACTTTGTATTTCTGTAAAGACAACATTATTGATCATTTTTATTGTGACTTCCTTCCAATAGTAAAGCTGTCTTGTTCCAATTCTGCCACCGTTGAGATGGTTGTGTCTTTCCTTTCATCTTCAGCCTCTGTGCTTCCTTTCCTCATAATCATCGTTACTTATGTTTTCatcatcagagccatcactaggATCTCATCAGTCAAAGGCAAAGAGAAAGCCTTCTCCACCTGCAGTTCCCACCTAGGAGTTGTCTCCGTCTATTACACCACCTTGATTATGGTCTATGTGGTTTCACCTGGACACTTTGTAATGGTGAACAAAGTTCTATCACTGCTCTATACGGTGATCACCCCACTAGCGAATCCTTTTATCTACACCCTGAGGAACAAGGATATCAAGGCAGCTATAAGACAAACCTTGACAACCAAACAAAGACCttga